The region GGGGCACAGCTTTACATCATTCGGCTGGTTAAAGCCGCAGGATGGCGGGCCGCTCATCAGCCTAGTGTAGCGCGGGTTTATTGGCTAAGCTCGGTTAAATAGGCGATGAATTTTTTGTTAGTATAATCTGCCGCGCCTTCGTGCTTTAAAACCACCTGGCCATTTTTGTTGATGATAACCGTTGTGGGGATAGATTGCCCTATAAAGCCATCGGGAATATCACTTGCCATATTATACACAGGCAGCGCATACCCATTCTTTTGCATAAATGTCACCGATTTGCCGAAATCGCCGTCAACATCTACAGGTATAATAAGCACATTGGGGTTGTTTTTAAACTGCAGGTATAATTGGTTTATAGATGGCATTTCGGCAATGCAGGGCGGGCACCAGGTAGCCCAAAAGTTTAGGATGATCACTTTGCCCTTTTGTTCGCCGGTGTTTAAGGTTTTGCCATTGGGCAAGGTAAACAGCAGTTCGGGCGCTTGCATTACCTGGTTATTCGCGGTGGTGCTATTTGCCGCAGGTGGCTGAAAAAGGCCCACCTTCATCAAACCCTCAATTAAAAATGCTTTGCTTT is a window of Inquilinus sp. KBS0705 DNA encoding:
- a CDS encoding TlpA family protein disulfide reductase; this encodes MNKKYINWSNISTALLVLFVVTLLVSPKSKAFLIEGLMKVGLFQPPAANSTTANNQVMQAPELLFTLPNGKTLNTGEQKGKVIILNFWATWCPPCIAEMPSINQLYLQFKNNPNVLIIPVDVDGDFGKSVTFMQKNGYALPVYNMASDIPDGFIGQSIPTTVIINKNGQVVLKHEGAADYTNKKFIAYLTELSQ